The Saccharomonospora glauca K62 genome has a segment encoding these proteins:
- a CDS encoding (Fe-S)-binding protein, with protein sequence MTAARKPRVALFATCLADTLYPETAKAVLRLLERLGCEVDFPLGQTCCGQMHYNTGYRDEALPLARRYAEVFDGYDYVVAPSGSCAGMVREIHPGLCGPSSAVERTYELSEFLVDVLGVTDVGAYFPHKVTYHPTCHSLRMLGVGDRPLRLLREVRGLELVELPQAEQCCGFGGTFALKNAETSTAMLADKMRCVQHTGAQVLTAGDNSCLMHIGGGLSRLRTGVRAVHLAEILASTEEHPWVATP encoded by the coding sequence ATGACAGCCGCGCGAAAGCCGAGGGTGGCGTTGTTCGCCACCTGCCTCGCCGACACCCTCTACCCGGAGACGGCCAAGGCCGTCCTGCGGCTTTTGGAGCGACTCGGCTGCGAGGTGGACTTCCCACTCGGGCAGACGTGTTGCGGGCAGATGCACTACAACACGGGCTACCGGGACGAGGCCCTTCCGCTCGCCCGCCGCTATGCCGAGGTGTTCGACGGCTACGACTACGTGGTGGCGCCGTCGGGCTCGTGCGCGGGCATGGTCAGGGAGATCCATCCCGGCCTGTGCGGGCCCAGCTCCGCCGTCGAGCGCACGTACGAGTTGAGCGAGTTCCTGGTCGACGTCCTCGGTGTCACCGACGTGGGCGCGTACTTCCCGCACAAGGTCACCTACCACCCGACGTGCCACTCACTACGGATGCTGGGGGTGGGCGACCGGCCGCTGCGGCTGTTGCGCGAGGTACGAGGCCTGGAACTGGTCGAGTTGCCGCAGGCGGAGCAGTGCTGCGGTTTCGGTGGCACGTTCGCGTTGAAGAACGCGGAGACGTCCACGGCCATGCTGGCCGACAAGATGCGCTGCGTGCAGCACACGGGCGCGCAGGTGCTCACGGCGGGGGACAACTCCTGCCTCATGCACATCGGCGGCGGGCTCTCCCGGCTGCGTACCGGAGTACGCGCCGTGCATCTGGCGGAGATTCTCGCGAGTACGGAGGAGCACCCGTGGGTCGCAACCCCGTGA
- a CDS encoding YceI family protein, translating into MTLGHTDDTEIATPRPGRYELDLARSKVEFTTKHLFVLPVRGTFSLKSGVADVAEPVTESRVEAEIDATSFRTPTPLRDRIVRSAMFLDTSRYPTITFRSMQWDGETLTGLLTVRETTKPVTVRVTESSTDGDSFTAHATAHVDRTEFGVTASPGMLDRHLDFTLTVRFVRR; encoded by the coding sequence ATGACACTGGGTCACACAGACGACACCGAGATCGCGACTCCTCGACCGGGCCGTTACGAGCTCGACCTCGCGCGTTCCAAGGTGGAGTTCACCACGAAACACCTGTTCGTGCTCCCGGTGCGGGGGACGTTCTCCCTGAAGTCCGGAGTCGCGGACGTCGCCGAACCGGTCACGGAGTCCAGAGTGGAGGCGGAGATCGACGCGACGAGTTTCCGCACCCCCACCCCGCTGCGCGACCGGATCGTCCGCTCGGCGATGTTCCTCGACACCTCCAGGTATCCGACGATCACCTTCCGCTCGATGCAGTGGGACGGCGAGACCCTCACGGGCCTGCTCACCGTCCGCGAGACCACCAAACCCGTCACCGTGCGGGTCACGGAGTCCTCGACGGACGGCGATTCCTTCACCGCCCACGCGACGGCACACGTCGATCGCACCGAGTTCGGCGTCACCGCCTCGCCGGGAATGCTCGACCGCCACCTCGACTTCACCCTCACCGTGCGATTCGTACGGCGGTGA
- a CDS encoding carboxymuconolactone decarboxylase family protein — MSGAGPRIGPGGRRDLGLVTWAFTRLAGRVAGTEPPALFTVLGRARGLFRGWLHFAARLMPGGRLPRRDSELVILRVATLAHSDYELAHHRRLARRVGVSEAELERVAEGPEAPGWSERERLLLRATDELCELHDVTDETWAELSRQLDERRLIELLLLVGHYRMLATTLRALRIRPDRRRR, encoded by the coding sequence GTGAGCGGGGCGGGGCCGAGGATCGGGCCGGGCGGACGTCGTGATCTCGGGCTCGTCACCTGGGCGTTCACCCGTCTCGCCGGTCGGGTCGCGGGGACCGAACCTCCCGCGCTTTTCACCGTCCTGGGACGGGCTCGTGGACTGTTCCGGGGCTGGCTGCACTTCGCGGCTCGCCTGATGCCGGGAGGTCGGTTGCCGCGAAGGGACAGCGAGTTGGTGATCCTGCGGGTCGCCACGCTGGCCCACAGCGACTACGAGCTCGCTCACCACCGGCGGTTGGCGCGACGTGTCGGGGTGAGCGAGGCCGAGTTGGAACGGGTGGCGGAAGGACCGGAGGCGCCCGGCTGGTCCGAACGCGAGCGGCTGTTGTTGCGGGCCACCGACGAGTTGTGCGAGCTACACGACGTCACCGACGAGACCTGGGCGGAGTTGTCGCGGCAGCTCGACGAACGCCGGTTGATCGAGCTGTTGCTGCTCGTGGGGCACTACCGGATGCTCGCCACCACGCTTCGTGCGCTGCGAATCCGGCCCGATCGGCGTAGGCGGTGA
- a CDS encoding SDR family oxidoreductase, whose protein sequence is MWRLSRPEKISDLRGRKVFLTGAASGIGRAVALRAGRQGAVLHLTALRAEALARVVEEIRAEGGTVAFAEPADVSDYDAVRRLGQRLTARHGPMHVVMNIAGIAVWGTVRSLEHHHWRRLVEVNLMGPIHVIETLVPPMIDSGGGGHLVNVASAAGIIGMPWHAAYSASKFGVRGVSEVLRFDLRRHGIGVSLVCPGAVATPLTDTVEVAGVDKSSRAFRRARAGFRKHAVTPEQAAAAILDGVCRGRYWIYTSNDVRLAHALQRYVPFAYDWLMRVMNWGANKVLPAVAEARRENAA, encoded by the coding sequence ATGTGGCGGCTCTCACGACCCGAGAAGATTAGTGACCTGCGCGGACGCAAGGTCTTTCTCACCGGAGCCGCCAGCGGTATCGGCAGGGCCGTCGCGTTGCGGGCCGGTCGGCAAGGAGCGGTGCTTCACCTCACCGCCCTCCGAGCCGAGGCGTTGGCCCGTGTGGTCGAGGAGATCAGGGCCGAGGGTGGCACGGTGGCCTTCGCCGAACCCGCCGATGTGTCCGACTACGACGCGGTGCGTCGGCTCGGGCAGCGATTGACCGCGCGCCACGGCCCCATGCACGTGGTCATGAACATCGCCGGCATCGCCGTCTGGGGCACCGTGCGGTCGCTGGAACACCACCATTGGCGGCGCTTGGTCGAGGTGAACCTGATGGGGCCGATCCATGTGATCGAGACGCTGGTGCCTCCGATGATCGACAGTGGCGGAGGCGGCCATCTGGTCAACGTGGCCTCGGCGGCCGGGATCATCGGCATGCCCTGGCACGCGGCCTACAGCGCCAGCAAGTTCGGCGTGCGCGGGGTCTCGGAGGTGCTTCGCTTCGACCTGCGTCGCCACGGCATCGGGGTCAGCCTGGTCTGTCCCGGTGCGGTCGCCACTCCACTGACGGACACCGTCGAAGTGGCGGGAGTGGACAAGAGCAGCCGCGCGTTCCGGCGCGCGCGAGCCGGTTTTCGCAAACATGCCGTCACCCCGGAGCAAGCGGCCGCCGCCATCCTCGACGGTGTGTGCCGCGGCCGGTACTGGATCTACACGTCCAACGACGTCAGGCTCGCCCACGCGTTGCAGCGGTACGTGCCTTTCGCCTACGACTGGCTGATGCGGGTGATGAACTGGGGCGCCAACAAGGTGTTGCCCGCCGTGGCCGAGGCACGTCGGGAGAACGCGGCGTGA
- a CDS encoding cold-shock protein, with product MAQGTVKWFNAEKGFGFIAQDGGEGDVFVHYSEIEGRGFRTLEENQRVEFEVGQGQKGPQAQRVRAL from the coding sequence GTGGCGCAAGGCACTGTGAAGTGGTTCAACGCCGAGAAGGGTTTCGGCTTCATCGCCCAGGACGGCGGTGAGGGCGACGTGTTCGTTCACTACTCGGAGATCGAGGGTCGTGGTTTCCGCACGCTGGAGGAGAACCAGCGCGTGGAGTTCGAGGTCGGCCAGGGGCAGAAGGGGCCGCAAGCTCAGCGGGTGCGGGCCCTCTGA
- a CDS encoding L,D-transpeptidase, with product MTDSTPASGRRPLTLLVVALAALLGLVACTSSGGGNTAQGAPGEEDAAANAASITLEPSAGSDDVAPRDPVSVTVENGTITDIALTNPEGKKVEGKLSEDKTSWSVAEPLGYGKKYTWSGTAKGADGKDVPIEGSFTTVTPSATNGVRSNVGDGKTYGIAMPISLTFDAPVKDKAAVEKALHVETSPETEGSWAWLSDSSVHWRPKEYWQPNTEVKVRADLYGVHFGDGVYGDNDLTVDFSIGRAQIAKGNTQTHRFEVYRDGEKVADYPASFGLDSDPGRVTRSGVHVVMSKHAKYFMNNPGYGYEDFEVEWAVRISNNGEFTHSAPWSVGDQGNRNVSHGCVNLSPANAKEFYDSALPGDPVEITGSSQQLKEKDGLYYDWIYSWEEWQSFSALDD from the coding sequence TTGACGGATTCGACGCCGGCATCAGGAAGAAGACCACTCACGCTCTTGGTTGTCGCGCTCGCCGCTCTCCTTGGCCTGGTGGCGTGCACCAGTTCCGGAGGGGGTAACACGGCCCAGGGCGCGCCGGGCGAGGAGGACGCGGCGGCGAACGCGGCGTCGATCACCCTCGAACCGAGCGCCGGAAGCGACGATGTAGCACCGCGCGACCCGGTATCGGTGACCGTGGAGAACGGCACCATCACCGACATCGCCCTGACCAACCCCGAGGGGAAGAAGGTCGAGGGGAAGCTGTCGGAGGACAAAACCTCCTGGTCGGTGGCCGAACCGCTCGGCTACGGCAAGAAGTACACGTGGTCGGGCACCGCGAAGGGAGCCGACGGCAAGGACGTCCCGATCGAGGGCTCGTTCACGACGGTGACCCCGTCCGCCACCAACGGTGTGCGGTCGAACGTCGGCGACGGCAAGACCTACGGCATCGCCATGCCGATCTCGCTGACCTTCGACGCTCCCGTGAAGGACAAGGCCGCCGTCGAAAAAGCGCTGCACGTGGAGACCTCCCCCGAGACCGAGGGCTCGTGGGCGTGGCTGTCCGACAGTTCCGTGCACTGGCGCCCGAAGGAGTACTGGCAGCCGAACACCGAGGTGAAGGTGAGGGCCGACCTCTACGGTGTGCACTTCGGCGACGGCGTCTACGGTGACAACGATCTCACCGTGGACTTCTCCATCGGTCGCGCCCAGATCGCGAAGGGCAACACGCAGACCCACCGCTTCGAGGTCTACCGCGACGGCGAGAAGGTGGCCGACTACCCGGCCAGCTTCGGCCTGGACTCCGATCCGGGCCGGGTGACGCGCAGCGGCGTGCACGTGGTGATGAGCAAGCACGCCAAGTACTTCATGAACAACCCCGGCTACGGCTACGAGGACTTCGAGGTCGAGTGGGCAGTGCGGATCTCCAACAACGGCGAGTTCACGCACTCGGCCCCGTGGTCGGTGGGTGACCAGGGCAACAGGAACGTCTCCCACGGTTGCGTCAACCTCTCGCCCGCCAACGCCAAGGAGTTCTACGACAGCGCGTTGCCGGGCGACCCCGTGGAGATCACGGGCAGCTCGCAGCAGCTCAAAGAGAAGGACGGCCTCTACTACGACTGGATCTACTCCTGGGAGGAGTGGCAGTCGTTCTCGGCCCTCGACGACTGA
- a CDS encoding PaaI family thioesterase: MSTTAQNWPPVEVEAPTPHPDAPSPGTVLGAHYSHCFGCGDQVESGLRIRSTVDDEGVVVSTFTVTKDHQGAPGLAHGGLLTCAFDEAMGSTVGNLLRKPAVTGRLETDFRQPVPVGSTLYIVAKLDGVAGRKVYVSAEGRLDAPDGPLAVEARALFVTVGVEHFVKHGDVEQLKELGERHSDWDINP; this comes from the coding sequence GTGAGCACAACCGCACAGAACTGGCCTCCCGTCGAGGTGGAGGCGCCGACTCCCCACCCCGACGCGCCCTCTCCGGGCACCGTGCTGGGCGCGCACTACAGCCACTGCTTCGGCTGCGGCGACCAGGTGGAGTCGGGACTGCGTATTCGCTCGACCGTCGACGACGAGGGCGTCGTGGTGTCGACCTTCACCGTCACCAAGGACCACCAGGGCGCGCCGGGACTCGCGCACGGTGGTCTGCTGACCTGCGCGTTCGACGAGGCGATGGGCTCCACGGTGGGCAATCTGCTGCGGAAGCCCGCGGTGACCGGGCGGCTCGAAACCGACTTCCGCCAACCCGTGCCCGTGGGCTCGACGCTGTACATCGTGGCCAAGCTCGACGGTGTCGCGGGCCGCAAGGTCTACGTCAGCGCCGAGGGCAGGCTCGACGCCCCCGACGGGCCGCTGGCCGTCGAGGCACGGGCGTTGTTCGTCACCGTCGGCGTGGAGCACTTCGTCAAGCACGGTGATGTCGAGCAGTTGAAGGAGTTGGGCGAGCGCCACTCCGACTGGGACATCAACCCCTGA
- a CDS encoding metallophosphoesterase: MFFAVLSVLIVVVHLYLWKRLVKDTTRPGGPARRVGTIALAVCVALLVAALSLGTRVSPEIARWFAWPGYLWLALFFYLLLALLVLELPRLALRGWVRRDPGETEDATPDGESAPASTRSPRISRRTALSRGSAALAGVVSLGLVGYGTNVALSPPTITRVPIALRRLDPRVEGLRIALISDVHLGPILGRSFTQRIVDLVNAENVDVVGIAGDLVDGDVADLADAAAPLAELRSTYGTFLVTGNHEYYVGYRQWIEFVPKLGIRPLRNERVEIRHRGGVFDLAGINDATGYQWQDPGDIGKALAGRDPGRAVVLLAHQPIDFDDAVRHDVDLMLAGHTHGGQLSPFELAVSLQQGAVAGLYQRENTKMYVTRGAGFWGPPVRVGAPPDITIVELRRT, translated from the coding sequence ATGTTCTTCGCCGTCCTCAGCGTCCTGATCGTCGTCGTCCATCTCTACCTCTGGAAACGACTGGTCAAGGACACGACCCGGCCCGGCGGCCCGGCCCGGCGAGTGGGCACGATCGCGCTCGCGGTGTGCGTGGCACTGCTGGTCGCGGCACTGTCGCTCGGCACGCGCGTCTCGCCGGAGATCGCCCGCTGGTTCGCCTGGCCGGGTTATCTGTGGTTGGCGCTGTTCTTCTACCTACTGCTGGCCCTGCTCGTGCTGGAGTTGCCCCGGCTGGCCCTACGCGGCTGGGTGAGGCGGGACCCCGGCGAGACCGAGGACGCCACCCCGGACGGCGAATCCGCCCCGGCATCGACCCGCTCACCGCGGATCTCCCGCAGGACGGCGTTGTCACGAGGCTCGGCAGCACTCGCCGGCGTGGTGTCACTCGGTCTGGTGGGCTACGGCACGAACGTGGCACTGAGCCCGCCGACGATCACACGCGTGCCGATCGCGCTCCGCAGACTCGACCCGCGCGTCGAGGGCCTGCGCATCGCGTTGATCAGTGACGTACATCTCGGCCCCATCCTCGGCCGCTCGTTCACCCAGCGGATCGTCGACCTGGTGAACGCCGAGAACGTCGACGTCGTCGGCATCGCGGGCGACCTCGTGGACGGCGACGTGGCGGACCTCGCCGACGCGGCCGCCCCGCTGGCGGAGCTGAGGAGCACGTACGGCACCTTCCTCGTCACCGGGAACCACGAGTACTACGTCGGGTACCGGCAGTGGATCGAGTTCGTACCGAAGCTCGGTATCCGGCCGCTGCGCAACGAGCGCGTGGAGATCCGGCACCGGGGCGGCGTGTTCGACCTCGCCGGCATCAACGACGCCACGGGCTACCAGTGGCAGGACCCCGGCGACATCGGCAAGGCGCTCGCGGGCAGGGACCCCGGCCGAGCCGTCGTGCTGCTCGCCCATCAGCCCATCGACTTCGACGACGCGGTGCGCCACGACGTGGACCTGATGCTGGCCGGGCACACCCACGGCGGCCAACTCTCCCCCTTCGAACTGGCCGTCAGTCTGCAACAGGGCGCCGTGGCCGGGCTCTACCAGCGCGAGAACACGAAGATGTACGTCACGCGCGGAGCGGGCTTCTGGGGCCCGCCCGTGCGCGTGGGGGCACCGCCGGACATCACGATCGTCGAGCTGCGCCGCACGTGA